The window TTGTCCATTGCGAGGTCTTTTTCCACAAACTCAATGTTGTGACCCAGACTGCTGGTCAGCTCCGCCTGAAGGTTTACGAACTTTGAAAAGACGTCGTCTATGAACGAGCTGAATTTATGCTGTTTCTTCTCCAGTGAGAGAAGGTGATCCGACAATGACTTAAGCAGGGCAGACATTGTCTCGTCATGAGTTTTGTCCGGCGAGAAGACCATCTCCTCAACAGCCTTGAGGTTGTGATCGGGTACAAACCCGCGAAGAGGGTTAACGTATTTTAAAACATCGGATTTATCGCCGCCCGTCATTGCGGTGTGAACCAGTTTTCTGAACTCCTCGCTGTTATTGAGATAATTCGATATGGTGGAAGAGGAGACTTTCGACTTGTCCGCCGCCATTTTTTTAAGAACAGAGGTGACAATTTGTCCCAGCTGATCCGCAACATATGCTGATTTATCCGCCATTGCTCCCACCCTTAAAAGAATTTCACATATTATTTGATAAATTTTGAACTGTTGCAACCATAAAATTGTGTGAATTTTTTTCATGGGGCGGCATGGTTTCTCCGCTTGATTTTTCAAGTATAAAAGGGCAAAGTATGTGTTGACTTATACAGCAAGTTTTGATAAAAATTCTCTGACTTGTACACTGTATACAGAATACCGTTTTATAAATTCAGACCTATCGGAGGGGATTGCGTCCATGCTGTACATCGACTATACTCTTGCCATTCAAATCGTTCAGTTTCTTGTTATAATCTTCATAGCAAAGAAGATGATCCTCGATCCCGTGATGGGCACCGTCAACACCAGAGACTCTAAAATCGAAGGTATGAAGAGTGAGGCTGAGGCTCTTAAAGCAAAAGTTGAACAGTACAAAGCCGACTACACTGAAAAAATGGTTCAGATGAGAGCCGAGCTTGCAGACTATCACAAAAAGATCAAAGACGAAGCGTCCAAAGAGGCATACGCACAGGTTGCCGCTGTTAAAGCCGACATCGATGCGAAAATTCTTGCCGCCCGCACAGAGATCCAGGCCGAATCCGCCAAAGCTAAAACTGAGATGGATGCCATGGTGAAAGAGATCTCCGATCTTATCGCAGACAGAATAATGCTTTCCGCATAATACCTTTAGGGGGATATAGTGAAAAAGGTTCTTACAGCACTATCGATCGGACTTATGTCCTTTGCTGCCCACGCCTCTGCTGAAGGCGGCGAGCACGCACCGGACATGCACGCACTCTGGAAAAACTTCGGTTACAGAGCGGTTGTGTTCGTCCTGCTCGTTGTTATCCTTGTTAAAGTCGCTAAAAAACCTCTTCTTGAATTCCTTGACAAGAGAACCGCTGACATCGAAAAAGCAATCAAAGACGCACAGGATGCGGCTGAGAAGGCTAAGGCGGAGCTTGCCGAGTATGAGATCAAGATGAAAGGTTTCGAAAAAGACCTTGAGACGATGAAAGAAAACTCACTGAAAGCAGCTGAAGCAGAAAAAGCTATGATTCTGGAA of the Seleniivibrio woodruffii genome contains:
- a CDS encoding ATP synthase F0 subunit B — encoded protein: MKKVLTALSIGLMSFAAHASAEGGEHAPDMHALWKNFGYRAVVFVLLVVILVKVAKKPLLEFLDKRTADIEKAIKDAQDAAEKAKAELAEYEIKMKGFEKDLETMKENSLKAAEAEKAMILEDAAKQAEKLKSFAEHLIDSELKRAKVQLKKDAVMAAISAAEAKIGRELDADKQKKLLDEYVKKIEVAG
- a CDS encoding ATP synthase F0 subunit B, with the translated sequence MLYIDYTLAIQIVQFLVIIFIAKKMILDPVMGTVNTRDSKIEGMKSEAEALKAKVEQYKADYTEKMVQMRAELADYHKKIKDEASKEAYAQVAAVKADIDAKILAARTEIQAESAKAKTEMDAMVKEISDLIADRIMLSA